From bacterium:
ACATAGTGATGAGTCCAAACTCATCCTCTTTATCAGCAAGATACTCAAATGCATCTGTACATATAATCTCTATCTCCTCTGGCAGATTTTCCTTGGCTTTCATACACATATTCTCTGATAAATCAATTCCTACTAGATTTCTGTAACCCGCGATCCACATGTTCTGCAGCTGATTGCCCCAACCGCAACCTATATCTAATATCCTTTCCGAGTAGTTTTCTGTTAACCACTCAGGTCTCTTTCTGCTTTGCATATTCGTTAATTTCAAGTCTTGGATAGAGTGTCGCGTTCTCATAAAATGCTTATCATATCCTTCATATAACTCTTTCACTTGCGCCTCCTATTGGATATTGCTTCTATATATATCTCTTTTACTGTCTCCTTCTCTTCATTGCTAAGAAGAACATAATTTGTAGCGATTATTGAAATCGACAACATGATAACTAACCCACCTATTGCTGGAATTCCAATATATATTAATAGTGCCCAGATAGTTAACATAATGCAAAGAAAAGAGTATATGCGCTTAAGCTTCTTAAGGGGCATGAGTGTCTTTGCGATTGCAATCCTCGTTAGACCTATATTGACTATCAGAATCAGATATATCATTCCAATTATTGCACCCATGCCTGAGAAGCTTGGAATCAATAGCAAGTCTATTGCTAGTTGTGATGCTGATGCAAGGATTATTACAGGTAGTATATATTTCTCAAAATATTGAGATATTATTAGATAGAATAATACTTGAGATATTACAGCAAACGTAGCTCCAAACATGATCATCGTTACCATTATGTTTGCTTCCTTATACTTATCTCCAAACAATCCCGAAAGAAAGCCTGGCGCATATAATGATGCTAAGAGTGCAAGCGTAATACCGAATGATATAATTAATGACATGAAAAGCTCTACTCTAATTCTGAATCCTTCTGGTCTTCCTTTAGACAACAACCATGGATAGGCAGTAGTAGTCGCTATTCCTATTAGCAACATCACTATTTCATATACTTTATTTGCCATCGAATAGTTTGCTAGTTCACTGTTGGAAACAATCTGCGATACTAGCACCCAATCAAGCCGATTTTGCAGAAGAGTAAAGAAGCCCAAGGCTCCAAAAATAAGACCCGGTTTTAACAGGATTCTAATTGTACTCCTAATTGTCTCCTTCCCTCTTTCTTGCGCAGAACCCTTTATGTATAAAATTTTCCTTCGTTCTCTAGTTGTGAAATAGATTGCCACTAGCAGTATGGCTATATGTACCAGTAAAAGATATGATAATATTAAGCCGACTCCAGCCACCTGCATTATCACGATAACCACAATTGCTACTATTAACCAACCGAGTCCTTCAAGAGCATCGATTAGATTCGCCTTATTCTGTCTGCTATTCCCCCTTAACCAAGATTGGTAGAATTTCTTTACTAACAGAGACACTTGTATCAAACACGCAATGAATATTATAAGAACTATCTCTTTGCTAGGATTGGAGGCAATGTTCCATATCAAAAGAATCACAAGGCCTAACATAAATATCGGTAGCCTAATAATCAGAGAAGCTACGATAGGAGTATTCAGATC
This genomic window contains:
- a CDS encoding oligosaccharide flippase family protein; amino-acid sequence: MKSEPERIKRTVAIAYFYTLTGQGCNMLFYFFLYKYLPVEDVGLFSLALAVATFFGFFIDLGIYQILIRFYAEYPEDLNTPIVASLIIRLPIFMLGLVILLIWNIASNPSKEIVLIIFIACLIQVSLLVKKFYQSWLRGNSRQNKANLIDALEGLGWLIVAIVVIVIMQVAGVGLILSYLLLVHIAILLVAIYFTTRERRKILYIKGSAQERGKETIRSTIRILLKPGLIFGALGFFTLLQNRLDWVLVSQIVSNSELANYSMANKVYEIVMLLIGIATTTAYPWLLSKGRPEGFRIRVELFMSLIISFGITLALLASLYAPGFLSGLFGDKYKEANIMVTMIMFGATFAVISQVLFYLIISQYFEKYILPVIILASASQLAIDLLLIPSFSGMGAIIGMIYLILIVNIGLTRIAIAKTLMPLKKLKRIYSFLCIMLTIWALLIYIGIPAIGGLVIMLSISIIATNYVLLSNEEKETVKEIYIEAISNRRRK